The Globicephala melas chromosome 20, mGloMel1.2, whole genome shotgun sequence genome contains a region encoding:
- the TEX19 gene encoding testis-expressed protein 19, translated as MCPPVSLRCEAEGLSYLYTSWMYELQHGSQLRVCFACFKAAFLDLGQVLEVEDWEDEDWGPELMEHIEAGSEQGSSPGMGPSWGLAQGHPAQGGSVDWGWGTLALGLVESDEEDLDLDEHFMPTELEPQDATPLGLGAEDADWTQSLPWRFGGLPTCSHWPSPSPWQAFFSVDLPPAGAHGVGAGHHPGHGPC; from the coding sequence ATGTGCCCCCCGGTCAGCCTGCGGTGTGAGGCGGAGGGGCTGTCCTACCTGTACACGTCCTGGATGTATGAGCTTCAACACGGCAGCCAGCTGAGGGTCTGCTTCGCTTGCTTCAAGGCTGCCTTTCTGGACCTTGGACAGGTGCTGGAGGTGGAAGACTGGGAAGATGAAGATTGGGGCCCTGAGTTGATGGAGCACATTGAGGCAGGGTCTGAGCAGGGGTCATCCCCGGGGATGGGCCCAAGCTGGGGGCTGGCCCAAGGGCACCCTGCACAGGGTGGGTCTGTGGACTGGGGCTGGGGCACCCTGGCGTTAGGCCTCGTGGAGTCAGACGAGGAGGACCTGGACCTGGACGAGCACTTTATGCCCACCGAGCTGGAGCCTCAGGATGCCACACCCCTGGGCCTGGGGGCTGAGGATGCTGACTGGACCCAAAGCCTTCCCTGGAGATTCGGGGGACTCCCTACCTGCTCACACTGGCCAAGCCCTTCTCCATGGCAGGCGTTTTTCAGCGTGGACCTGCCCCCGGCGGGAGCCCATGGCGTTGGAGCTGGGCACCACCCGGGCCACGGGCCCTGTTGA